The following are from one region of the Achromobacter xylosoxidans genome:
- a CDS encoding phosphatase PAP2 family protein: MTDAYAAWAAAHALQLFVALPLLAAAAALTLAWCWPRLSGGGRVALFALGTSAALVVFLVLAYAIEREGAVVAFDRALAGALGMSMSTPLLWLLSWFTYLGDRNFLTGVAVLMTLFLLSRRQWGLAVVCAVATGVGGALNWLLKHAFERVRPDHDHGYASVAGWSFPSGHSSAAMAVYGMACYLLWRLAPPAWRLPGTALLAALIMAIGLSRILLQVHFVSDVLAGFAISLAWLALCVALAQRLRPSCSERQRVQ; this comes from the coding sequence ATGACGGATGCCTATGCGGCATGGGCCGCGGCCCATGCCTTGCAGCTGTTTGTCGCGCTGCCCTTGCTGGCCGCGGCGGCTGCGCTGACCTTGGCGTGGTGCTGGCCGCGCCTGTCCGGCGGCGGCCGCGTTGCGCTATTCGCGCTGGGGACGTCCGCGGCGCTTGTCGTGTTCCTGGTCCTGGCCTACGCCATCGAGCGCGAGGGCGCGGTGGTCGCGTTCGACCGGGCGCTGGCTGGCGCGCTGGGCATGTCCATGTCGACGCCGCTGCTGTGGCTGCTGTCTTGGTTCACGTATCTGGGCGACAGGAATTTCCTGACCGGGGTGGCCGTGCTGATGACCCTGTTCCTGCTGTCTCGCCGGCAATGGGGGCTGGCCGTCGTATGCGCCGTTGCGACCGGCGTCGGCGGGGCGCTCAACTGGCTGCTCAAGCACGCCTTCGAGCGCGTCCGGCCGGACCATGACCATGGCTACGCCAGCGTGGCGGGGTGGAGCTTCCCCAGCGGCCATTCCTCGGCCGCGATGGCGGTGTACGGCATGGCCTGCTACCTGCTTTGGCGTCTGGCGCCTCCGGCATGGCGCTTGCCGGGCACCGCGTTGCTGGCGGCGCTCATCATGGCGATCGGACTCAGCCGCATCCTGCTGCAGGTCCATTTCGTCAGCGACGTGCTGGCGGGCTTCGCGATCAGCCTGGCTTGGCTGGCGCTGTGCGTGGCGCTGGCGCAGCGCTTGCGGCCGTCATGCTCCGAGCGCCAGCGCGTTCAGTAA
- a CDS encoding gamma-glutamyltransferase family protein, which produces MFTTRPEILGTFGVVTSTHWLASAAGMSLLERGGNAFDACVASAFVLQVVEPHLVGPAGEVPAVFYSARTGRVEVLCGQGTTPAAATLERYRAEGLKLIPGNGLLATVIPGAFDAWMLLLRDHGSMRVRDVLEPAIYYAEHGHALMPRISNTIAGLKDFFQTHWPTTAAVYVPGGKVPEARKLFRNPALARTWTRVLQQAESAGADRERQIEAARVAFYRGFVAEEIDRFARNTDVMDESGSTHRGVITAEDLAGWSASYDKPVTYDYHGYTVAKAGSWSQGPVFLQTLALLKEMDLAGVSPTSAEFVHRVTEAMKLAFADREAYYGDPAFVNVPLEHLLSDAYNAERRALIGESASQDLLPGQVPGFEAQVKRVMDTLERLSKVSAPGSATNEPTLADMRASAKRGDTTHVDVIDRWGNMISATPSGGWFQSSPVIPELGFGLNTRAQMFWLEEGLPGTLAPGKRPRTTLTPSLALRDGKPYLAFGTPGGDQQEQWQLLFFLRHVHHGLNLQEAIDLPMSHTMHFPTSFYPRDRKPGHLAVEASFGAEVIAALRQRGHQIEEVPEWSVGRLTAASRDADGLLHAAATPRLMQAYAIGR; this is translated from the coding sequence ATGTTTACGACTCGCCCGGAAATTCTCGGCACCTTTGGTGTCGTGACGTCCACCCATTGGCTGGCCAGCGCGGCCGGCATGTCGCTGCTGGAGCGCGGCGGCAACGCCTTCGACGCTTGCGTGGCCTCGGCCTTCGTGCTGCAGGTGGTCGAACCCCACCTGGTCGGCCCGGCCGGCGAAGTGCCCGCGGTGTTCTATTCCGCGCGCACCGGTCGCGTCGAAGTGCTGTGCGGCCAGGGCACCACGCCCGCTGCTGCCACGCTCGAACGCTACCGCGCCGAAGGCCTCAAGCTGATCCCCGGCAACGGCCTGCTGGCCACCGTCATTCCCGGCGCCTTCGACGCCTGGATGCTGCTCTTGCGCGACCACGGCAGCATGCGCGTGCGCGACGTGCTGGAGCCCGCCATCTATTACGCGGAGCACGGCCACGCGCTGATGCCGCGCATCTCCAACACCATCGCCGGCCTGAAGGACTTCTTCCAGACCCATTGGCCGACGACTGCCGCCGTCTACGTGCCGGGCGGCAAGGTGCCCGAGGCCCGCAAGCTGTTCCGCAATCCGGCCCTGGCGCGCACCTGGACCCGCGTGCTGCAGCAGGCCGAAAGCGCCGGCGCCGACCGCGAGCGCCAGATCGAGGCGGCGCGCGTTGCGTTCTACCGCGGCTTCGTGGCCGAGGAAATCGACCGGTTCGCCCGCAACACCGACGTCATGGACGAGAGCGGTTCCACGCACCGTGGCGTCATTACCGCCGAGGACCTGGCGGGCTGGTCGGCCAGCTACGACAAGCCGGTCACCTACGACTATCACGGCTACACCGTGGCGAAAGCCGGCTCCTGGAGCCAAGGCCCGGTCTTCCTGCAGACCCTGGCGCTGCTCAAGGAAATGGACCTGGCCGGCGTGAGCCCGACCAGCGCCGAGTTCGTGCACCGCGTGACCGAGGCCATGAAGCTGGCCTTTGCCGACCGCGAGGCCTATTACGGCGATCCGGCCTTCGTCAACGTGCCGCTGGAGCATTTGCTGTCCGATGCCTACAACGCCGAACGCCGCGCGCTCATCGGCGAGTCGGCCTCGCAGGATCTGCTGCCTGGCCAGGTGCCGGGTTTCGAGGCCCAAGTGAAGCGCGTCATGGACACGCTGGAGCGTCTCTCCAAGGTGTCCGCGCCCGGCAGCGCCACCAATGAACCCACGCTAGCCGACATGCGCGCCTCCGCCAAACGCGGCGACACCACGCACGTGGACGTCATCGACCGCTGGGGCAATATGATCTCGGCCACGCCTTCGGGCGGATGGTTCCAGTCTTCGCCGGTGATTCCGGAACTCGGCTTCGGCCTGAATACCCGCGCGCAGATGTTCTGGCTGGAAGAAGGGCTGCCCGGCACGCTGGCGCCCGGCAAGCGTCCGCGCACCACCCTGACGCCCTCGCTGGCGCTGCGCGATGGCAAGCCCTACCTGGCCTTCGGCACGCCGGGCGGCGACCAGCAGGAACAATGGCAGCTGCTGTTCTTCCTGCGCCACGTGCACCACGGCCTGAACCTGCAGGAAGCGATCGATCTGCCCATGTCGCACACCATGCATTTCCCCACGTCCTTCTATCCGCGCGACCGCAAGCCGGGGCATCTGGCGGTGGAGGCGAGCTTCGGCGCCGAGGTCATCGCGGCGCTGCGCCAGCGCGGGCACCAGATCGAGGAAGTGCCCGAGTGGTCGGTGGGCAGGTTGACCGCTGCCTCGCGCGATGCCGACGGCCTGCTGCACGCGGCGGCCACGCCGCGCCTGATGCAGGCTTACGCCATCGGCCGCTGA
- a CDS encoding metallophosphoesterase family protein codes for MTRILHFSDTHFGTERKPVVEAALDLACNLAPDLVVLSGDITQRARRGQFAAARKFIERLSLPVLTVPGNHDIPLFNVFARALNPYGNYKRALGPVLEPVFENAGLLAIGVNTTRPRRRKDGEISGAQIARVAERLRQARPGQLRIVVAHHPVRAKVESDLSNLLNGRERALEAWAQAGVDLILGGHIHLPYVLPVNPAAPSGGWVVQAGTTCSRRVRGNVPNSVNVITREEQGDCRIERWDYAAGAHAFAPVDKTLVALY; via the coding sequence ATGACCCGTATCCTGCATTTTTCCGATACCCACTTCGGCACGGAACGCAAACCCGTGGTCGAAGCCGCGCTGGACCTGGCCTGCAATCTCGCGCCCGACCTGGTGGTGCTCAGCGGCGACATCACACAGCGCGCGCGGCGCGGCCAGTTCGCCGCCGCCCGCAAATTCATTGAACGCCTGTCGCTGCCGGTGTTGACGGTGCCGGGCAATCACGATATTCCGCTGTTCAACGTGTTCGCGCGCGCGCTCAATCCTTACGGCAACTACAAGCGGGCTTTGGGCCCGGTGCTGGAGCCCGTGTTTGAAAACGCCGGCCTGCTCGCCATCGGCGTCAACACGACACGCCCGCGCCGCCGCAAGGATGGCGAGATATCCGGCGCGCAGATCGCGCGGGTCGCCGAGAGGCTGCGCCAGGCCAGGCCAGGGCAGTTGCGCATCGTGGTGGCGCACCATCCCGTGCGCGCCAAGGTCGAGTCGGACCTGTCCAACCTGTTGAACGGCCGCGAGAGGGCCCTCGAAGCCTGGGCGCAGGCCGGCGTGGACCTGATCCTGGGGGGGCATATCCATCTGCCCTATGTGCTGCCCGTGAACCCGGCGGCTCCTTCCGGCGGCTGGGTCGTCCAGGCCGGAACCACCTGCTCGCGCCGCGTGCGCGGCAACGTGCCCAATTCGGTCAATGTCATTACCCGCGAGGAGCAGGGCGATTGCCGGATCGAGCGTTGGGACTACGCCGCAGGGGCGCATGCGTTTGCACCGGTGGACAAGACCCTGGTCGCGTTGTATTGA
- a CDS encoding diacylglycerol/lipid kinase family protein, whose translation MTSTQQKPATEAHSLTGQEPLFIVLNTGSGRGDAQILQDTIRRILDEAGRRYELMPVQDPSRLTATAEAAVTRAQEQQGVVIAAGGDGTLNAVAGVVLGKGVPFGILPQGTFNYFGRSYGISQDTEVALRGFLQGQPRPVQVGMLNGRLFLVNASLGLYPQLLEDREAYKQKYGRSRLVALWSGLVTLLRAPRQLSLLLDHGGQARNLRSPTLVVGNNKLQLEHIGIESAELDQNRLIAMAARPVGTLALYGLLLRGLFSRLGEAEHVVSFAFDRLTVAVRGRRRVKVAMDGEISWMDTPLEFKVADERLPLVVPADSQYLDRS comes from the coding sequence ATGACGTCAACCCAGCAGAAACCGGCAACAGAGGCCCATTCCCTGACGGGACAAGAACCCCTCTTCATCGTCCTCAATACCGGATCGGGACGCGGCGACGCGCAGATCCTCCAAGACACGATCCGCCGCATACTCGACGAGGCCGGGCGCCGCTATGAACTGATGCCCGTGCAGGACCCGTCGCGCCTGACCGCCACGGCCGAGGCTGCGGTCACGCGCGCGCAGGAACAGCAGGGCGTGGTCATCGCGGCGGGCGGCGACGGCACGCTCAATGCGGTCGCGGGCGTCGTGCTTGGCAAAGGCGTGCCGTTCGGCATCCTGCCCCAGGGCACGTTCAATTACTTCGGGCGCAGCTACGGCATCTCGCAAGATACCGAGGTCGCCCTGCGCGGCTTCCTGCAAGGCCAGCCCAGGCCGGTGCAGGTCGGCATGCTTAATGGCAGGCTGTTCCTGGTCAATGCCAGCCTGGGCCTGTATCCGCAATTGCTCGAGGACCGCGAAGCCTATAAACAGAAGTACGGCCGCAGCCGGCTGGTGGCGCTGTGGTCCGGCCTGGTCACGCTGCTGCGCGCGCCGCGCCAGTTGAGCCTGCTGCTGGACCATGGCGGCCAGGCCCGCAATCTGCGCTCGCCCACCCTGGTGGTGGGCAACAACAAGCTCCAGCTGGAGCACATCGGCATCGAATCCGCGGAGCTGGACCAGAACCGCCTGATCGCCATGGCGGCGCGGCCGGTCGGCACCCTGGCGCTCTATGGCTTGCTGCTGCGCGGCTTGTTCAGCCGCCTGGGCGAAGCCGAGCATGTGGTGAGTTTCGCCTTCGACCGCCTGACGGTGGCCGTGCGCGGGCGCCGCCGGGTCAAGGTGGCGATGGATGGCGAAATCTCCTGGATGGATACGCCGCTGGAGTTCAAAGTGGCCGACGAACGGCTGCCGCTGGTGGTGCCGGCGGACTCGCAATATTTGGACCGTTCATGA